The sequence GGAACCGTCATCAACGACGATAATCTCAATTGCCGGGTACGTCTGCGCCAGTACGCTCTCGATGGCGAGGCGCAGCAAGCCGGAGCGGTTGAAGGTGGGAATAACGACCGAGACAAGGGGAGTGTTTGATGTCTGAGGCATAGGCGTTGTCCCTTATCGTAATTCTGGCAGGAGCGACCGCGCGATGATGGCGATGACCCCGCGGTTGGCAATGCTCGACGGAAGGTAACGTATCGCTCTGAAGGCGTTGGCGAGCGTTTCGGCGCGTTGTCCGAGGGCATAGCTATCGAAGGCGCGTTTCAGGCTGAGGATGCCCAGAATCCGCGCCTGACAGGCGCTCAAACCGGCCAGGGATGGCGGCAGGTTGGCCAGGACCCATCGTGCATAGCCTTCGGGGTCGGGCAGGCGAAGGGCCTGTTGAACCAGGGCATGGGCGAACGCCTCAGGATTGGCGGCGAGGGTTGGTTCGCGAGCCAGCGTATGCATAAAGTAAGCTCTGGCAGCAGGAAAAACGCCAGCGACATAATCTCCGCGCGCCTGCTCCAGATACGCCCAGCCGCCCAGCCGTTCCAACAACGGCACATGCAGAGAGTGCAGCGCATTGGCTTCAGGAGGCAGATTCTGCATCACCCGGTTGATATACGCCTCTGCTGCATCATCTGACAGATGCACAGCATGATATATAACCTGATCCATGAAACGATCAGGCTGCGTAATCAAATCGGGGTCCAGTTTTATGGCCTGCGCCAGATGTTCACTGGCGGCAATACAGTTGCCAAAGCGATACAGGCGCAGGGCAAGGACCTGGTGGACATACGCCCGGACCTGCCTGTGGTACGCCTGCACCCCTTCGACCTGCGGGGGAAGATGGGCGAATACGTCATCGAGATACTTGAGCGGATCGGCGCTCCGTCCATTCACGGCGTGATAAGCGATCTGCCGGGCAAGCGCGGCTGGGTGCGCTATCGGCGATTCTGCGGAAGCCAGCGCCAGCGTCAGGTGGCGTTGCGCTGCTTCCCAGGCGCAGGCGGCGTAGGAGCGGAAAGCGAACCAGGTGTGCCATGTCGCATAGGCGCGCTCCTTAACGGGGTGCAACGCGGCTGGAGTACGAGGGTCGTCGTATACTCTGTCCAGGATGCCGAAGATGCGCCGGGCCACGACCTGGATATTTGACGAGAGGGCGCTGGCATGGATCCGGTACGCGCCGAGCGGCGCGCGAATGCAGAAGAACCGGTGCCCTGCCAGGGCTATGTGCAACCAGAGATCCCAGTCGTAGATTCCCCGCTCCCAGGCGGCGCCGCAGACACCCAGTGCCTCAAGCGACGCCCGGCGCACCAGGGGCGCTCCGGACCAGATGAAGCACCGGCAGATCAGTTCGGTAAGCACATCGGTCTCTGGAATGTCGGTCATGAGGTCTAGTTTCCGGCCGTGTTCATCAATGGCATAGTACCACCCATGACACAGGCCCACCTCAGGGTGTTCGGCGAGCACCTGAGCCTGCCGTTCGATCTTGGTCGGCAACATCAGGTCATCGCTGTCGAGAAAGGTGATGTACTCGCCCGATGCCTGTTGCACCCCGCGCCGGCGGGCGCGCCCCACACCCTGCCGGTCTTGCTTTACATAGATAACCTTCGGGCCATAGCGAGCCACGACCTCAGCGGTCGCATCGGTAGAGCCATCATCCACGACAATCACCTCGAGGTTGCGATACGTCTGCGCCAGGCAACTCTCGATCGTTTGTGGAAGCAGGTCGGCGCGATTGAAGGTGGGAATAATGACCGACACAAGGGGCGTCACGCTGGTCATTGCTCTTCTCCGAGCGCATGGGGACCTGCCGATAGTGAATGGCTTGCGTGGCTCGAGTGTGACCATCGAACGTGGGGCTGGAACACGCCGGCAACTTCGGCGCCGTGAAGGTAGCCCTTCACGTAAAAGATGCCGCTTGTATCGGTGGCGTACACCAGCGCCCGCCGGTGGTCTTCAAGACGAACTTCGATCATGTACATATCCGGCGCGAGTTGCAGCGGATCGATCCACAGGACCACGCTGCCTTCGCCGTATATCCCCTGGCGCATTTCGTCTGCGGGGCTTTTGAGAAAGCAGCAGACCACCCCATCGGCGCGCCGGATCTGCACGACGAAAGCCGGTGTCTCCAACGGTTGGGGAGCGACATAGCTGATGCGCAACATCAACGCCTCATCAGGACCAAAAGCCTGTTCTGGCTGTTCCCAGGCATTCAGCAGTTCGCTTTTGACAACAAAGCCGATGCTCTGGGCATCGTCCTCCGTGCCGCTGCCCGTGGCGCTGTCGGCGAGCTGGTTCCGCAGCCGCGAGAGCGCTGCTTCCCGGTCCTGTTGCCGGTACATCTGGATCACTTCGACCGGATGGCCATCGGCCTGGATCTGGCCTCCGCGCAGCAACAGCGCCCGGGTGCAGAACGTGCTGACGCTCCACAGGTTATGGGAGACGAAGACGATGGTAGCCCCATCGCGGTGCAGTTGATGCATCTTGGTCAGGCAGCGTTGTTGGAAGGCTGCGTCGCCCACGGACAACACCTCATCAACGAGGATCAGATCCGCGTGCACATGGGCTGCCACGGCAAAGGCCAGGCGCAAATACATTCCGGAGGAGTAGCGTTTCACCGGTGTATCAATGAACTGTTCCAGACCGGCAAACTCGACGATGTTCGCAAACTGGGCGTCAATCTCGCGCCTTTTTAGCCCCATAATGATGCCATTCAGGTAGATGTTTTCACGACCGGTGAGATCGGGGTGGAAGCCTGCGCCCAGTTCGATCAGCGCGGCCATCCGTCCACGTGTCGTGATCTGGCCTCTGGTGGGGAAGGTAACGCGCGAGAGGAGCTTCAGGATGGTGCTCTTGCCGGCGCCGTTGTGGCCGATGATCCCCACAATCTCGCCCTGTTCAACCTGAAAACTCACCTCATTGAGCGCCCAGAACAGGTGCTGGTCGTGCGCGAGGCCGTGTCTGCGCATCAAGCGTTGCGCCTGACGGGCCAGCGCCTCGCGCAGAGTGGTTTGTCCCATCCCAAGACGGTAGGCCTTTGAAACCCGGTTGAACTCGATCAGGCGCATAGATTGCCAGGGCTAGATCAGATCCGCAAACAGACACTCTACTCGCTTAAAATACCAGTACGAAATCAGGACGACTACGGTGGTGATCGCGATGGTGATGCTCAGGTAGAACCAGTCGGGAGGTTGATTAAAGAAGATGATCCGGCGGTAACTCTCAATCAGGGTTGCCATAGGGTTCAAGAAGTAGAAGAACTGTAAACGTTCCGGTACAAGGCTCGTTGGATAGATAACGGGCGAGAGATACATCCAGATCTGTAATGCCAGCGGAATAATGAACCGTACATCACGGTAAAATACATTGATCGCCGCGGCGGCCAGACTTATGCCCACGGTAAAGAGCACCTGAATGGTGAGCAACAGTGGCAGGAAGATAATCGTCCAGCCGACTGCAATCTTGTATACGATCATCAGCGGGGCAAAGATCACCGCGGCGATCGCGAAGTCTACCATTGAGACGAGATTCGCAGCTATGGGCAGAATTTCGCGCGGAAAATAGATTTTACTCACCAGATTGATGTTGTTTATCAGGCTTGGCATCGCCATAGTCAGAGAATTGGCGAAAAAGGTCCAGACCAGCAGGGCGCTATAGGCGAACGCCGGGTAGGGCACGCCGTCGGTTGGGACATGGATAAACAGGGCGAAGATCAGACTGAAGACGATCATCAGCGACAGAGGTTGCAGAATGGCCCATGCCGCGCCAAGCAGCGACTGGCTGTAGCGCACCTTGAAATCGCGGAGCGTCCAGATGTAAAGCAGTTCGCGGGCGCTGGCGAGTTCTCGCAAATGGTTCAGCATAGCCTTCGTCGAGCATCTCCTACCGCGACCGGGAAGGTTGTGCTGCCGCCTGTTTCCAGGCAAGCGGAAGCGGAGGGAAGCCAGATCGCCTTGGGTTCCTTCAAGACAACCGCTTATCCTTTCACGGATACCGCGGGGGCCTCTCGCCCCGCGTCCAGCGCTGAGGAGAAGACCTGTTGCGATGCCGAGCTTGTCTTATTCGCGGATTGTTCCATAAAGCTCACGGATCAACGCACCGCGATCCATCGCCAGGATAGGCTCGGCGGTGCGCATCAGGCGCGTGGCCCTGAGGGCGCGCAGTTTGCCCAGGATATTGCTCCATTCGATCACCAGCCAGAGACGTGGAACCTCAGCTTCATACGGGCTGATGGCTCCGCGCATCAGACGCCACTGGCGCACTAGCATCGAGAGCATGTAGCGCGGGAGCGCCGCCATCTGGCCCATAATACGCTGGCATTGAAACCGTAGATCGCGAGGGTACCCGGTGTACTTGCGATACAGCGTGTCGAGGAGGATCTCGCCGAACCCGTAGTGCTGATAGAGGCGCGCCAGCCCCTGCTCGGTCGTCCGGTGATGGTGATAGATGATGGCCTGCTCGGCGTATACCAGACGCGCCCCTGTTTGGAGCTGGATCCGCCAGGAGACATCAACGTCTTCAGCGGTGATCAGTCGCTCGTTATACCCGCCGATCTGCAATAAGAGTTCCCGGCGATACGAGGCATTGGCTCCGTATAGATGCGGCAAGAACTCGTGCTCCCCGCTAATGAAATTGACCAGCGGAGCATATTCGTCCAGGAACATCTCGACAATGGTACGCTCGCTGTGGACGTAAGCGCCAATATAACCTCCAACTCCACCCACCGCCGGGTCGGCGTATGGCTTGACCAGTTCCTGGAGCCAGGCCGGATGGGCCACACAATCAGCGTCGGTCGTGGCGATAATCTCGGCGTCGCTTCTCTCCAGGCCATAGTTGCGGGCTGCCGCCAGGCCACGCACCGGGTTCTGGTAGAGCCGCACCGGATAGCGCCGGACAACATCTATGGTATTGTCATGCGAGCCATTTTCTACTACGATAACGTCATATAAATGCCGCGGATAATTCTGCTCTAAGAGGCTCTCTAAACACTTCCCTATCATCTCGGCGCCGTTATACACGCCGATAATGACACTGATGCTTGGAAGTGATCTCATAGAAATGCTTTGCTTTCTGGGGGGGAATATCGAGTCTGTCTGAGACTCACAGGGAGCGCGACTGTGCGCGGTTCCTCGAACCGTGTACGTGCCCGTGGCCTGTCGTGGTTGCCGCCACTGCCGTGATCAGTACGTCCAGGCGTGGCGATGATAGGTGGCAGGGGTAAGTTTAGTAATGACCGGCTGGCGGAGCGCTGCTCACGCGACTATCCGGTCAGGCGACTGCGCGTCATGTACATACGCCCACTAATATACTACACTTGCTCAGAACCTGTCCAATACCAGAACGATGGAGGGGAGGTTCGCGCAGCCGGGCGGATAGCCCGCTAAACGCAGCGTCCATCTTCCGCTGCGTCAGAACCAGATCCTGCACTTTGCCTGGGGTGGCAAACAGAGCCGGTCGGATAAGTTGATATTTCCCGGAGGAGGGTAAGGCGGGGAGGAACGTGGGGAGGGCTCGCCAGCATCTGGCAGTTTTATCTTCCCGTCACATAATAGGTCCAGAATTGATGTGAGCTCTTTGGCGAGCCGTTGGGGGTAATGTCAAGGATTCGTGCGCCAAGGGTATTGAGCTTCGCAGTGACCCGGGCTTGAGGGATGGCGTGAACCTGCTGAGGATACAGTCTCAGTCGCCGGTAGAGCGTTGTATCCGCGATCCCCAGACTGCTGAGTATTGCATACAACCTGCGGCGGATCTGAATGCGATAGATAAGTTTGAGTTCATGCAACACCGTAAAGACGAGCAGGCCATTCTCGGCAAGGCGACGCACAAACTCCTCGATATACTGTAGCACGATCTCTTGATCAGCTATGTGATGGAGAACCCCCCAGCAGTGGATGAAGTCAAATTTATGGTGTAGAGGTAACGATAATTTAGGGGTTGTATTCACAAAGAAAAACGAATTTGTATCTGATCTATACAAATTGCACGCCTTGATAATCAGGCTGTGGGAAATGTCTAATCCGACATAGTATGAGAAATGCCGGCGAAAGCCACGAGCCATCCGTCCGACTCCGCAGCCGAAATCGAGCACCCATTCATGGCCGTAAGGCACGTTGTATCGTTTCACGTGGTCAAGAAGCTGCTCAACCTGATGATCCCCCGTCTTGAGGAACTCCTCAAGATCCCAGGCGTTGAACTTGTTCGTCCCGGTCATCGCCCAGAAGGGGTCCAGGTTTCCGAGGGCATCCCACTGCCGCTTGATCTGCTGCAAAGACATTCGCTGTCCTCCGTATTGTTCAGCGCTATCCTATCACACGCGGACAACCAGACACCAATTCGGTGCGCAGGCCGCTCTGGCAGCTTCATGCCTACAGATACCCCAGCACGCGCGGA is a genomic window of Chloroflexaceae bacterium containing:
- a CDS encoding glycosyltransferase, coding for MRSLPSISVIIGVYNGAEMIGKCLESLLEQNYPRHLYDVIVVENGSHDNTIDVVRRYPVRLYQNPVRGLAAARNYGLERSDAEIIATTDADCVAHPAWLQELVKPYADPAVGGVGGYIGAYVHSERTIVEMFLDEYAPLVNFISGEHEFLPHLYGANASYRRELLLQIGGYNERLITAEDVDVSWRIQLQTGARLVYAEQAIIYHHHRTTEQGLARLYQHYGFGEILLDTLYRKYTGYPRDLRFQCQRIMGQMAALPRYMLSMLVRQWRLMRGAISPYEAEVPRLWLVIEWSNILGKLRALRATRLMRTAEPILAMDRGALIRELYGTIRE
- a CDS encoding class I SAM-dependent methyltransferase, with amino-acid sequence MSLQQIKRQWDALGNLDPFWAMTGTNKFNAWDLEEFLKTGDHQVEQLLDHVKRYNVPYGHEWVLDFGCGVGRMARGFRRHFSYYVGLDISHSLIIKACNLYRSDTNSFFFVNTTPKLSLPLHHKFDFIHCWGVLHHIADQEIVLQYIEEFVRRLAENGLLVFTVLHELKLIYRIQIRRRLYAILSSLGIADTTLYRRLRLYPQQVHAIPQARVTAKLNTLGARILDITPNGSPKSSHQFWTYYVTGR
- a CDS encoding glycosyltransferase family 2 protein; its protein translation is MTSVTPLVSVIIPTFNRADLLPQTIESCLAQTYRNLEVIVVDDGSTDATAEVVARYGPKVIYVKQDRQGVGRARRRGVQQASGEYITFLDSDDLMLPTKIERQAQVLAEHPEVGLCHGWYYAIDEHGRKLDLMTDIPETDVLTELICRCFIWSGAPLVRRASLEALGVCGAAWERGIYDWDLWLHIALAGHRFFCIRAPLGAYRIHASALSSNIQVVARRIFGILDRVYDDPRTPAALHPVKERAYATWHTWFAFRSYAACAWEAAQRHLTLALASAESPIAHPAALARQIAYHAVNGRSADPLKYLDDVFAHLPPQVEGVQAYHRQVRAYVHQVLALRLYRFGNCIAASEHLAQAIKLDPDLITQPDRFMDQVIYHAVHLSDDAAEAYINRVMQNLPPEANALHSLHVPLLERLGGWAYLEQARGDYVAGVFPAARAYFMHTLAREPTLAANPEAFAHALVQQALRLPDPEGYARWVLANLPPSLAGLSACQARILGILSLKRAFDSYALGQRAETLANAFRAIRYLPSSIANRGVIAIIARSLLPELR
- a CDS encoding polysaccharide ABC transporter ATP-binding protein encodes the protein MRLIEFNRVSKAYRLGMGQTTLREALARQAQRLMRRHGLAHDQHLFWALNEVSFQVEQGEIVGIIGHNGAGKSTILKLLSRVTFPTRGQITTRGRMAALIELGAGFHPDLTGRENIYLNGIIMGLKRREIDAQFANIVEFAGLEQFIDTPVKRYSSGMYLRLAFAVAAHVHADLILVDEVLSVGDAAFQQRCLTKMHQLHRDGATIVFVSHNLWSVSTFCTRALLLRGGQIQADGHPVEVIQMYRQQDREAALSRLRNQLADSATGSGTEDDAQSIGFVVKSELLNAWEQPEQAFGPDEALMLRISYVAPQPLETPAFVVQIRRADGVVCCFLKSPADEMRQGIYGEGSVVLWIDPLQLAPDMYMIEVRLEDHRRALVYATDTSGIFYVKGYLHGAEVAGVFQPHVRWSHSSHASHSLSAGPHALGEEQ
- a CDS encoding ABC transporter permease, which encodes MLNHLRELASARELLYIWTLRDFKVRYSQSLLGAAWAILQPLSLMIVFSLIFALFIHVPTDGVPYPAFAYSALLVWTFFANSLTMAMPSLINNINLVSKIYFPREILPIAANLVSMVDFAIAAVIFAPLMIVYKIAVGWTIIFLPLLLTIQVLFTVGISLAAAAINVFYRDVRFIIPLALQIWMYLSPVIYPTSLVPERLQFFYFLNPMATLIESYRRIIFFNQPPDWFYLSITIAITTVVVLISYWYFKRVECLFADLI